A window of Paenibacillus sp. 19GGS1-52 contains these coding sequences:
- a CDS encoding anti-phage deoxyguanosine triphosphatase: MMIITKYDKNPLYTDCDYNRIIESSGEKERVSARDSFERDHGRIIHSTAFRRLQAKTQVIGIEEGDYHRTRLTHSMEVAQIARGIVIHLNENSPILKNIEAAIDNSLVETASLAHDIGHPPFGHKGERALNKMMIKANAYGFEGNAQTFRILTRLEGYESGGMRLTRATLFSLLKYPIVFSDAINKEFYNDEKNHVKPPKANVYDEDQETLHWMLEPYNHDEKKYILNSFPTDKHTKTDNKTLECSIIELADDIAYGSHDIQDGMKLGFISILDLQVILNSMVRLHPELKELLNPVIMNREEPDSPGEKYLLKRFFADLINHLITSVNLVEVKSDYSPRFRYKAILPPSHRDLLDSLKVHLVEQKVIKSQQVQTMEWKGGFMVERMFDAMMNENLLLPPDIRKQWSLYEGVNARLVCDYIAGMTDSYALTMYSRLFDTKSSHLFDI, encoded by the coding sequence ATGATGATTATAACTAAATATGATAAGAATCCTTTATACACAGACTGCGATTATAACAGAATTATTGAATCAAGTGGTGAAAAGGAAAGAGTGTCAGCGAGAGATAGTTTCGAACGTGATCATGGACGAATAATTCACTCAACGGCGTTTCGACGTTTACAAGCCAAAACACAAGTTATCGGAATAGAGGAAGGAGATTATCATCGGACAAGACTAACTCATTCAATGGAAGTTGCACAAATAGCTAGAGGAATCGTGATTCACTTAAATGAAAATTCACCAATTCTAAAGAATATTGAAGCTGCAATTGATAATTCATTAGTAGAAACAGCATCCTTAGCTCATGATATTGGTCATCCCCCTTTTGGGCATAAGGGTGAGAGGGCTCTAAATAAAATGATGATTAAAGCAAATGCTTATGGTTTTGAAGGAAATGCTCAAACTTTTCGAATATTAACAAGGCTTGAGGGTTATGAAAGTGGAGGGATGAGACTAACTCGTGCGACCTTATTCTCATTGTTGAAATATCCTATAGTGTTTTCTGATGCGATAAATAAAGAGTTTTATAATGATGAGAAAAATCATGTAAAACCACCAAAAGCTAATGTCTATGATGAAGATCAAGAAACTCTTCATTGGATGCTGGAGCCGTACAATCATGATGAAAAAAAGTACATACTTAATAGTTTCCCAACAGATAAGCATACTAAAACGGACAATAAAACTCTCGAGTGCTCTATTATAGAGTTAGCAGATGACATTGCTTATGGCTCTCATGATATTCAAGATGGGATGAAATTAGGCTTCATCTCCATTCTGGATTTACAAGTAATCCTTAATTCAATGGTACGTTTACATCCAGAATTAAAAGAACTATTAAATCCCGTAATTATGAATAGAGAAGAGCCTGATTCTCCGGGAGAAAAATATTTGCTAAAGAGATTCTTTGCCGATTTGATAAATCACTTGATAACTAGCGTTAATCTGGTTGAGGTTAAATCTGATTATTCGCCTCGATTTAGATACAAGGCTATATTACCTCCGTCTCATAGAGACCTTCTTGACTCTTTAAAAGTGCACTTGGTAGAACAAAAGGTAATTAAATCTCAGCAAGTTCAGACAATGGAATGGAAGGGTGGTTTTATGGTCGAGCGAATGTTTGACGCCATGATGAATGAGAATCTACTCTTACCACCAGACATTCGAAAACAATGGTCACTGTACGAAGGAGTCAATGCTAGATTGGTATGTGATTATATTGCCGGTATGACTGATTCGTATGCTTTAACAATGTATTCCAGACTATTTGATACAAAATCCAGCCATCTATTTGATATTTAA
- a CDS encoding type II toxin-antitoxin system PemK/MazF family toxin: MVRQIKRGDIYIADLEPVRGSEEGKTRRVLVVSNDIGNVLGPTVIALPITGEVTDKRLKMPMYVRLTPTKDNGQTKEALIDCGQIRVLSKGERLLEYKGYVNKTVIDKVDSALEICLALKRCYKCDHVLMLNRRHCPNCKELQSDVCSSCFKEVNSSFSFCPHCGNKKGGEHE; the protein is encoded by the coding sequence ATGGTGAGGCAAATTAAACGTGGTGATATATATATTGCTGATCTTGAACCCGTTCGCGGAAGTGAAGAAGGGAAAACGCGGAGGGTTCTTGTTGTATCCAATGATATTGGTAATGTATTGGGGCCTACCGTTATTGCGTTGCCCATAACTGGCGAAGTCACTGATAAACGGTTAAAAATGCCTATGTATGTCAGGCTTACACCGACTAAAGATAATGGCCAAACTAAAGAAGCTCTAATTGATTGTGGACAAATAAGGGTTCTTAGTAAAGGCGAAAGACTGCTAGAGTATAAAGGTTATGTCAATAAAACGGTAATTGATAAGGTCGATAGCGCCTTAGAAATTTGTCTAGCATTGAAAAGATGCTATAAATGTGATCACGTTCTTATGTTAAATAGAAGGCATTGCCCGAATTGTAAGGAACTGCAATCGGATGTCTGTTCTTCCTGTTTTAAAGAAGTGAATTCTAGCTTTTCATTTTGTCCTCATTGTGGCAACAAAAAGGGGGGAGAGCATGAGTAG